From Solea solea chromosome 20, fSolSol10.1, whole genome shotgun sequence, one genomic window encodes:
- the efna1a gene encoding ephrin-A1a isoform X2: MDLVWIVGFVVHFCAWFASAERHSVYWNSTNPKFLWDDYAVEVKLNDYLDIVCPHYPEGEVPLLDAERYVLYMVEREDYDACKPQSYDQMRWECGHPFAPHAPEKFSEKFQRFTPFTLGKEFRQGESYYYISKPLHHHGKECLRLRVDVVAADGSQEARVAKGGTGGAGVGAGGGVHNPSNRLPADDPVVILPDVQKSVRASSAVATTSLSILSLLVPFSLLLLLH; this comes from the exons ATGGATTTGGTTTGGATTGTGGGCTTCGTTGTGCACTTCTGCGCCTGGTTCGCGTCAGCGGAGCGACACAGCGTCTACTGGAACAGCACGAATCCAAA GTTCCTATGGGATGACTACGCTGTGGAAGTGAAGCTTAATGACTACCTGGACATCGTCTGCCCCCATTACCCCGAGGGCGAGGTGCCGTTGCTGGATGCCGAGCGATATGTGCTCTACATGGTGGAGCGCGAGGACTACGACGCCTGCAAACCCCAGTCGTATGACCAGATGCGCTGGGAATGCGGGCACCCGTTTGCCCCCCACGCCCCCGAGAAATTCTCCGAGAAGTTCCAGCGCTTCACTCCGTTTACTCTGGGAAAGGAGTTTCGCCAAGGAGAGAGCTACTATTATATCT CCAAACCTTTGCACCACCATGGAAAAGAGTGCCTCAGGCTCAGGGTGGACGTTGTAGCCGCCGACG gCTCTCAAGAGGCCAGAGTGGCTAAAGGAGGCACAGGTGGGGCTGGAGTAGGAGCTGGGGGTGGGGTTCACAACCCGTCCAACAGATTGCCTGCAG ACGACCCAGTGGTAATCCTGCCAGATGTCCAGAAGAGTGTACGGGCGAGCTCTGCAGTGGCCACTACATCCCTCTCAATCCTCTCATTGCTTGTCCCATTTTcgttactgctgttgctgcactGA
- the efna1a gene encoding ephrin-A1a isoform X1, translating into MDLVWIVGFVVHFCAWFASAERHSVYWNSTNPKFLWDDYAVEVKLNDYLDIVCPHYPEGEVPLLDAERYVLYMVEREDYDACKPQSYDQMRWECGHPFAPHAPEKFSEKFQRFTPFTLGKEFRQGESYYYISKPLHHHGKECLRLRVDVVAADGSQEARVAKGGTGGAGVGAGGGVHNPSNRLPAADDPVVILPDVQKSVRASSAVATTSLSILSLLVPFSLLLLLH; encoded by the exons ATGGATTTGGTTTGGATTGTGGGCTTCGTTGTGCACTTCTGCGCCTGGTTCGCGTCAGCGGAGCGACACAGCGTCTACTGGAACAGCACGAATCCAAA GTTCCTATGGGATGACTACGCTGTGGAAGTGAAGCTTAATGACTACCTGGACATCGTCTGCCCCCATTACCCCGAGGGCGAGGTGCCGTTGCTGGATGCCGAGCGATATGTGCTCTACATGGTGGAGCGCGAGGACTACGACGCCTGCAAACCCCAGTCGTATGACCAGATGCGCTGGGAATGCGGGCACCCGTTTGCCCCCCACGCCCCCGAGAAATTCTCCGAGAAGTTCCAGCGCTTCACTCCGTTTACTCTGGGAAAGGAGTTTCGCCAAGGAGAGAGCTACTATTATATCT CCAAACCTTTGCACCACCATGGAAAAGAGTGCCTCAGGCTCAGGGTGGACGTTGTAGCCGCCGACG gCTCTCAAGAGGCCAGAGTGGCTAAAGGAGGCACAGGTGGGGCTGGAGTAGGAGCTGGGGGTGGGGTTCACAACCCGTCCAACAGATTGCCTGCAG CAGACGACCCAGTGGTAATCCTGCCAGATGTCCAGAAGAGTGTACGGGCGAGCTCTGCAGTGGCCACTACATCCCTCTCAATCCTCTCATTGCTTGTCCCATTTTcgttactgctgttgctgcactGA
- the dpm3 gene encoding dolichol-phosphate mannosyltransferase subunit 3, whose amino-acid sequence MTKLVEWLLGVTLVVAAWALVTWDLLDLRLSQTYRDVAWPMPLYLLVTFGCYSLATVGYRVATFNDCDEASLELQKQIKEAKEDLRKKGLKI is encoded by the coding sequence ATGACTAAACTGGTGGAGTGGCTCCTCGGTGTGACGCTGGTGGTCGCTGCTTGGGCTCTGGTCACTTGGGACCTACTGGACCTGCGGCTGTCGCAGACTTACAGAGACGTTGCCTGGCCCATGCCGCTGTATCTGCTGGTGACATTTGGCTGCTACTCACTGGCCACCGTGGGATACAGGGTGGCCACGTTTAATGACTGTGATGAGGCATCGCTGGAGCTGCAGAAGCAGATTAAAGAAGCCAAAGAGGACCTGAGGAAAAAGGGTTTAAAGATATAA